The Oncorhynchus nerka isolate Pitt River linkage group LG5, Oner_Uvic_2.0, whole genome shotgun sequence nucleotide sequence TGTTTATTAATGACAAATGTCAAATGTGACACACATACGTGTCCCTTAGGGGCCCAAGGTAATGAGTGGGTATGGCAACTGACTGATTCTGAGTGAATAACACAGCAGGATCCAAACATATGACAACATCCTTGCAAACAGAGAAAAAATCTCCACCTGAAACTTCTAGGGCTCGATTTAATCAGAATAATGCTATGATTGTTTTGGCGGTATCGGAGGTggaactgtgttagagctgtcaaatccacaagcggctCCTTGTGTTACCTCATCGCCTACACTGCCATTGGATGTCACAAAACTACCAAACGTTCTATTTGATAAAACCCATGCAGCCATGTTAGAAGTTCGTGCAGCCGTGTTACAAATTCAAACACTGTGTGATGTTCTATTGTAGGCTATAGACCCTACTCTTGATTAGACTGACAGGCTTTAAATTCCCCCATCCAAACAGCCTACACTTTCTATCACTGATTTGAACTTCTAACGTGGTAGGAAGGGAGTGGTTTGTGACACACAAGAGCAACCGCAGGTTAACTATGTATCTGATTGAATTGAGACCTTCATTTTAGAAACAAGACCAAAAGGGCTGGAGTACAGCAGTCTATATGGAAACTAGTGATGAGTTGCTACTTATCAAACCACTCAACTTTTTTGCATGGGTGGAGTTGGCTGGCAGCAGACTGAGCTGTGGGTGAAACAGGCCAGATACTGGTGGCAGCAGACTTGGCACTGAAGGAAGCAGGTTGGACTGTAGatggagcagcctgggtgggaaTGTCAGCAGTGAAgtcagcagtggtggtggtggtggtgatgaacTCATCCAGAAGCATACAATCTGTGGGGTCCATTACATACTCCTCAAAATGAGTCTCCGGGTCAGAGTTCATGTTCTGCATGGCCTTCCCAGTCTTCATCATATCAAAACACTGACTCATAGTTTGGTTTCTGACATTAGTTAAGAAATGACAGTGTTATGTAATGTAGTTTACGAAAAGTTTAATCGGGAAAGCTCATCTGAATGCACGTTTAACTTCATCAAGCAGCTTAATATAGTTCACTCTGTTTCCAATTATACGGGCATAGTGGGAATGAATACAAATGTATCATCAGCATAGTATCCTGTTCTTCTCCTCTTCATACCATCCATGTGCTGAATGTCATTCACCTgcagtgtatttggaaagtattcagaccaattTCCTTTTTCaatattttgttaagttacagccttattctaaaattgataaaaacatatttttccctcacaataccccataatggcaaagcgaaaacagggtttgtagaaatgtttgctaatttataaaaaattaaaaacagaaatacttatttacataagtacttagaccctttgctatgagcctcaggtgcatcctgtttccattgatcatccttgagatgcttctacaacttgattgcagtccacctgtggtaaattcaattgatttgacatgatttggaaaggcacacacctgtctatatacggtcccacagttgacagtgcatgtcagagcaaaagccaagccatgaggtcgaaggaattgcccttagagctcagagacaggattgtgtcaaggcgcAGATTTgggtaagggtaccaaaaactgtctgcagcattgaaggtccccaagaacacagtggcatccatcattcttaaatggaagaagattggaaccaccaagaagtttgtaaccacctcTTCCTGGAGCTgcccgcccagccaaactgagcaatcaggggagaagagccttggtcagggaagtgaccaagaacccgatggtcactctgacagagctccagttcctctgtggagatgagagaaccttccagaaggacaaccatctctgcagcactccaccaatcaagcctttatggtagagtggccagacggaagccactcctcagtaaaaaggcacatgacagcccgcttggagtttgccaaaaggcacctaaaggactctcagatcatgagaaacaatattctcttgtctgatgaaaccaatgttGAACTcttttgacctgaatgccaagggtcacgtctagaggaaacctggcaccctccctacgaagaagcatggtggtggcagcatcattctgtggtgatgtttttcggCACAAGGATCAaaggagatccttgatgaaaacctgctccagagtgctcaggacctcagactgggggagaaggttcacctttcaacaggacaatgaccctaagcacacaaccaagacaacgcaggagtgacttcggtaCAAgtttttgaatgtccttgagtggcccagccagagcccagacttgaacctgattgaacatctctggagagacctgaaaatagctgtgcagcgacgatccccatccaacctgacagagcttgaaaggatctgcaaagaagaatgggagaaactccccaaatacaggtgtgccaagcttgtagaatcTTTCCCAGgaagactcgaggttgtaatcgctgccaaaggtgctaaaacaaagtactgagtaaagggtctgaatacttacgtaaatgtgatatttcgggGGGGGTATATTATAAATTAGCCAACATTTCCAAAAACTATTCTTTgcttttgtcattatgtggtattgagtgtagattgagaaacaaaacatatatattttatccatttcagaataaggctttaaAACCTCTACAGGACTAACGtgtgctaatgtgattagcatgacattgtatgtaacaagaacatttcccaggacatagacatgtcttatatgggcagaaagcttaaattcttgttaatctgactgcactgtccaatttacagtagctgttacagtgaaataatacaatactattgtttgaggagagtgcacagttatgaacttggaAATGTAGCCCATCCcaacaaggctgggatgggctacaggacaatatgCAAGCCAtaattccaccataatttgcaaataaattcattaaaaatcctacaatgttattttctggatttttttccctcattttgtctgtcatagttgaagtgtacctatgattacaGACCtcactcatctttttaagtgggagaacttgcaaaattggtggctgactaaatacttttttgccccactgtatgagatgagtaatgttagggtatgtaaacattctattaagtggcattgtgatacagttttacatcaatttccatcaatttctattattaaagtggctggagttgagtcagtatgttggcagcagccactcaatgttagtggtggctgtttaacagtctgatggccttgagatagaagctgtttttcagtctctcagtccctgctttgatgcacctgtactgacctcgccttctggatgatagcggggtgaacaggcagtggctcgggtggttgttgtccttgatgatctttatggccttcctgtgatatcgggtggtgtaggtgtcctggagggcaggtagtttgccccaggtgatgcgttgtgcagacctcactaccctctggagagccttacagttgtgggcagagcagttgccgtaccacgcagtgatacagcccgacaatatgctctcgattgtgcatctatagaagtttgtgagtgcttttggtgacaagctgaatttcttcagcctcctgaggttgaagaggcgctgctgcgccttcttcacaactatatctatgtgggtggaccaattcagtttgtccgtgatgtgtacaccaaggaacttaaaacttactaccctctccactactgtcccgtcgatgtggataggggggtgctccctctgctgttttctgaagtccacaatcatctcctttgttttgttgacgttgagtgtgaggttattttcctgacaccacactccgagggccctcacctactccctgtaggccgtctcgtcgttgttggtaatcaagcctaccactgtagtgtcgtccgcaaacttgatgattgagttggaggcgtgcatggccacgcagtcgtaggtgaacagggagtacaggagagggctcagaacgcacccttgtggggccccagtattgaggatcagtagggtggagatgttgttacctaccctcaccacctgggggcggcccgtcaggaagtccagtacccagttgcacagggcggggtcgagacccgggGTCTCGAGCTTGGTGAcgggtttggagggtactatggtgttaaatgctgagctgtagtcgatgaacagcattctcacataggtattcctcttgtctagatgggttagggcagtgtgtagtgtggttgcgattgtgtcgtctgtggacctattgggacggtaagcaaattggagtgggtctagggtgtcaggtagggtggaggtgatatggtccttgactcaTCTCTCAACCCTcatcaaatattttaaaaaacattacaataatgagatgtatccaccaatccaaagaaaggataGGCGGGCGCTAGACAGCCGCCATGCCGCTTTGTGGACAATGACTCCCATTGTTAGCGTGGAGAGACATGTAtatcttgtcagtatatccatCATCTTTGACTTAACTCACATAAGGCTGTAAAACATGTCCAATCACCATACAGTTGTCCATGTTTCATAAGCCAAGCATGTATAACTTCTCCTTCTTTGAAAGAAGGACACAACTAATAGCGTCTCACCATCTTTCGAAAGATGGAGGGGAGCGAAGCTATTGGTTGACACAGCCAACCACCTTAAAAAAAAAGACTTCCAGGCAGTGCATGATGGAAACAGAACTGTAGCTCGCTAATTAGCCAACCTTTTCCATTTTCTCCTGGACTATCACCTTTTCACACCACAAGGTAAGATCAAAAACATGAATTATACTGCAATGGTGATAGTAATCAGAGCCAACTTGTTTTCCAACAGTACGTGCAAAAACACTGCTTTTGTGTTCACTGCTGTAAGAGGATTTAAAGGACACATATTTCTTGTTTCAGATTTAGCACTTTGTGTGCTCTTTTTGTTCACTTGGTTGAGAATTCGCTGTAAGAAACACGGAAGCCCAACTAGCCTAGCTAGCCGACAGTCTCAAATGGAGGTCGCAGTTGAATGTTTTCAATGCTGCAGGAGCTGTGTTTATTTTGCTCGATTGTCATGTGACCTCCCGGACTTTCAATGTAGCAACTGTTTGCTTGCAGAGGACTACAGGGGAGAAGTGGCTACTCTTACATGCTGAACACACCGCTCACCTCGTGTGCGAGAGCgttacaaaataaatgtacacatacatgttattcaatcattgcacccacactgcccGTGGGCATGAGCGAGCATCTGCgtggccaggcgctaaaatagaaattGGTTTGTGACGCTCAATGCGCTGCAAGTATTGGCCTCTCCCatatcctcattggtttttaggggcATATACcgacgtgccatctcctcattgttttttaggagcatatacccatgtgggtgattgaaagatgaatttAGGTCCACAGTCCGGTaggttgtagtaatactgtaAAGTTGCTTGCCAACCGCCATAttaagtccaaagaagaaaaataaGTCTTAAGGAAGGAGGAGATATGACGAGAAACAAATTCCATTTaccgttttatctgtggattaattgtcggagttgAGGACCTTGTGCGCATCCAGTTTGGTCAGCATGTCCGGGTTTCCTCAGCATGTTAGCAAACAAACAGCGAATTTacacaagctactggggaatccAGACCTGCCTACGTTTTCTTTCTCCTCTACTCCAGTAGCTGGGCGCCACTCTGGGCCGGTACAGCCAACTGGCCGGTGCTCAGCAGAGATCCCTCCCCGAATGTATCTCCCTCTTCCCTGGAGAATGGAGTCAGTAAGCTGCTTCTGGATGACTTGGTGGATGTTCTTGTTCTTGATCCTATCAACCAGCCATAAAGATACGTCACTCACTGTTGATGTCGAAAGCAGCGGCATCTGGCAATGGGGGCCTCCTTGGCGATGGGAAGCCCGGACCAGACACAGACGAAGTCAGAACTGCAACTAGGccattcagtaacatgtaggcACTGTCATAGCGAAGTTGGCTATCTAAGCTCATGTTCAGAAACACATCATCGGGTCTAAAGGCACTAAAAGGTACTTCTTAGATATAAAGTTGCTTTTGACGAAAATTAAAACCtctcagtttgtcactttcaagAGATTGGCATAATAACATGTTCTACTACTTAAAGAGATTCTCTGGTACTTTTGtgtactttttagccagtagttctgaaagtagtgcTCACAAGCAAAAAGTGGTCCCCGGACATTGCATACTACGTCACATATGTGCAGATTTTTGCTCcacgtcattgctctctctcttgctttgcTGTGTGTGCATGATGTgcctcttgctagctgtcactcaaatggtgaGGGTCTGAAGCTCATTGGTTGAACTGAAATTGCTTGAGGGCTGGTCCATGTTGGGGGAAATGTAGGGAAAATGATGCAGCATAGCTTCCAGAAAAACAGTCGCTTTTAAACTAGGGGTTTCATGGCTAAATGAGATAAGACAGtaattatgcatgtatgaactataCATTGGTTTTTAAAAAGTAGTTAGTAGTCACCAAAGTTAAAGagcatttgtaaaaaataaaaatacataatttttttatttaactaggcaagtcagttgagaacaaattcttatttacaatgacggcctacactgacCAAACCAAACTAATTTGTgtagtttttctcttgttatgtcagacACAGACAGTGATCCAATTAACCCATTTCAGCTAAAAAACATTGATTGGTAAATTactctagccagctatctaagcTTCTAGTAATCATGGCCGAATTACTGTCTGGGTGGGGGCCCCAttaattttgttagtcactcacactcagatatcatattaaaaactccaaacatttctctccaccctatgaaaaatatgtagaattgcaggaaatcatCTGTAAAACTGCTAatttttctctctgcctcatggaaaaatgagtagaattgcatgaaattagttatAAAATGCACAAATCTTCTGTCCATCCATGGGAAAATGTGTAGTattgcagcaaacttgctttaaaacggcTGTAtgttctctacaccccatggcaaaaaAAAGTCTAAAACATCATTTTTTTCTACCCACTGTCAATAGTGTTTTTCTCACAAGGTGGCtgtgactgcatgtgtgggtatggatgtgggtatacagacatttacatttgagtcatttcgcagtttatccagagtgacttacaggagcaattagggttaagtgccttactcaagggcacatcgaccaTTTTGTTTTATAAAGTCTGACCCGGGGATTCGAacgagcaacctttcggttactggcccaacacaagCCACTGCAGCTATAAACTGCTGCTAGCATCTCTGGCATAGCATCTTGGTCATAACCTGTCACTAGGTTCACAtaataataccccataatactcATTGGTGGATCACCAATGATTATCACCAACTGCTTTTAAGAGTAGGCTAAATTAATGTGACTGCACATTTGCCACCCAGATTTGATTTACAGTTCACAATAACTGTTACACACATTCTGGAATTTACCTTGAACACCCATGCTAAGGTCGTCACTAGTtatcacagccacaaagtcataattatGGTTTAACCCGACTATTtacaatttctcttcttaaaTCAGATTTTAAACCAGTGGTATTCGGGGGTCACGGAGGACCTGCAGTTGGGTCACCAATATTTtgccaaaataataataataattattattatttatttttaggaACAAAAAATGAAGAAAAGGCTACACAATTTTGATAAGAGATAACCTTCAATAATAATTGCATTTTCATTTGTTGATTTTAAAAATCCAAATGGACCTATTTTAAGGTtgtgtcattagatttggggtggtgtccCCATAATTTATGTCCGAACAAATGGGTTCCCCGCTGAAAATGTTTGAATGCCACTGTTTCAAACCTACCCTTAACCACAATTTTTACCGTGGTTACATTAAGACCAAAAATCTAATTTTTGTTTTCATTAAATTTGACTATAATAGCTCATTTTTACTTTGTGACTGTGGTAACAACCCCATGCTAAACCTGACGTAATTGTTACAGGGGGAACAACAAACGTGGAGAGTGAAGGTAGCTACATTCAAACATACTTGACCATTGAAATGTGttgtacaaatacatttttatgttGAATATTCACTGAATAATATACgttatttttatattttaattACAGATTCATTTAAACTAATCGAAGACAGGCAACACTCACTATGCCCCCGTATTCACCCCCCTTTCGCGACGTAGTGCCTAGCCCAGATCAACGTACTCCTAGCGAGAAACAAACATATTTGGCTAGCTAGCCAAAGATTGCGGAACCCTATCTTTGGAAATATAATAATTACTGTGAACTTCGTTTGTTTTAAAACGTGTAACTTCTAACCGTATCCATAACTCTTTTTTTTATCAACTGAATAAGATGTCAACTCCAGCAAGACGGCGTTTAATGAGAGATTTTAAACGGTACGTGGGAAGAGTAACGTTAGTTAAGGGCTAGGTGAATCTgttcagctagctagctcacttcacagctagctggctaaatGTTAACTTTAATCGTATCAAACGTATCTGCTACTGGGTAACTTAATTTACTAGCTAACACTTGGAGTGTTAACATAAAGATAACGTTACAGGTTAATCGTTTCAAGTTGTAGCGAACTTTAGCTAGCCATGCCAGTTAGCTCTATCGTTAGCCTATTTAATTAGCTCGCTAACTGCTAACTAATGCTAACCATCGAAAATAAACGTATTTTTCAGGCTTCAAGAGGACCCTCCTGCTGGAGTTAGTGGAGCCCCTTCTGAAAACAATATCATGGTGTGGAATGCCGTAATTTTTGGGTAAGCGACTGCACTTTAAAAGTAGTTGCTAACTAGCCAAAACAAGTAACGTTAGTTGTGTAGTACAGAAACGCCGCTACCCGCACATCAATGACATGTCAACGTGTATCCAACGTAGAGTATTATTAGCTATGAACTTCCTGTTCATTTTCAAGCAATTAACTTCTAGTACAGCTCTTAGCCGAAGCATGTAAAGTTATCAAGCTAGTTGACACAGGTGATTCGCTATATTGAAATTGTTTTCTCTCTTCCCGCAGCCCAGAGGGAACCCCTTTTGAAGATGGtgagtagctaacgttagctagctgtgtGTTGACTTTCTGTAGCTGCTACATTTTGGTGTATGTGTTTGATAACTCAAATGGAAGTGATCAGTACCATGATAATGGCTCATTAATTGGGAGAGACCTGCTAGTTGGAATAGTACATTGTAGACCAGGTGGTGTCTTATCGGAAAAGTACAGCAATCCAGCTGAATCAGCTTCTTTCACCTGTTGCATGGTTGAGCTGAGATTACTGCCTGCTAGCAAGTGAATGACGCCTGTGAATGGGTTAACCCTTGTTTGTTTTTTCAAAACCAGGGGATTGTATATGTTTATGACATGTCAGTCAGTGAATATGCCTTATCAGACCCTAGCTCCCAAACTCTAGGTGGCATTCTGGCATCTCACTGCAGTTCTCAGCCATTAGCTTTGCCCACGTCTGCCTCGTGAACTAGATTCCATACACTGTTTTAACATTTAGAAAAGTCAGTAATCATTTATTGTAATACGGCTTTCAAAACATATGGCCCTTGTCTTTCATCAGCGAGAAAGAATGCTTAAAATATAAAAAGCTACACTTAGCAGTTTagcacagatccatacagctatgtgTGCCTCCATCTGACAAAACTACAGGTGTTCGACGCATGCTAGATTGCTAATTAGTACAGGTGGTAGTCTCTTGTCTGCCATTTGTTTTCCGTAAATAAGCGCTATAACATGGAGATATGTCTGTGTGggaacactaaccccaacccctatcGAGGTGTGTAGGGTTCTTATGCTTCCAAAACCACGATGCATGTTAATATTCTGATTGAGTGTCAGGGATCTTTAAAAAACTGCCCCCTACAGAACACCCCTTCGTCTAATGACTCTTGTGTGATCAAGGGCTAATCAGGCCCACCAGCCACCAGTAATCCTCTGTTCTAGTGAATGTCTGTGATTGAGTTGCAGTTATGTACATTAGGATTTTTTCTCTGTATACTAGATAATGTTCTCTGGTATTGGAATAGCTGAAAAAATGTATTGGCCAAATACAGTATGCTTATGCTATTTGGTTGCTCAAACCATTTGGCAGCAAGAACAACTTTGAATTTAAGCCATTCTGTTTTAGCTTGGTCCCAGATCCGTTTGTGCTCTTGCCAATACCAACTCCATTGTTGTCATTGTCAAGCTAACCGGTTAACCTTGTGTGATGATTTAGTGCCCACTTTATAATTCTCTCATTTCAGGGACTTTCAAACTCACAATAGAATTCACAGAGGAATACCCTAACAAGCCTCCAACAGTGCGTTTTGTCTCTAAAATGTTTCATCCAAACGGTACGTTTTTCTTTTCTGGAAAGGAGGTGGGCACGGCATTTTAGCAACATGCTTATTGCTTACAGGATCCTTTTTATAATGGAACAGCTGAATCTTTGTCAACAAGTCAATCCACCAGTCATTATTATGAAGAGTAAATGTATGTTTTGTATTATGTAGTCTATGCAGATGGTAGTATATGCTTGGACATTCTTCAAAACCGCTGGAGTCCGACATACGATGTTTCTTCAATCCTAACTTCAATACAGGTATACTAAACATTCTCCAAAGATTTCCAGCGGGAAATACTCATAAATCGCTGGATTCTTTCCTCGTAAAGATCTTTTGATGTGCTTTAATTAGTCCTCAAATATCTGTGTTGTCTGATTCAATGTTAGGAACAATTTCTTtaaaaactaaagtaaaaaaggaATACTGTTGTTATTAAAAAGTGTCTTATTGCATTGTCCTAGTCTTTACTGGATGAGCCGAATCCGAACAGCCCAGCCAACAGCCAGGCAGCTCAGCTGTACCAGGAGAACAAGCGGGAGTATGAGAAGAGGGTGTCTGCCATCGTGGAACAGAGTTGGCGTGATTGTTGACCCCCTCACCATTCACA carries:
- the LOC115129593 gene encoding ubiquitin-conjugating enzyme E2 A gives rise to the protein MSTPARRRLMRDFKRLQEDPPAGVSGAPSENNIMVWNAVIFGPEGTPFEDGTFKLTIEFTEEYPNKPPTVRFVSKMFHPNVYADGSICLDILQNRWSPTYDVSSILTSIQSLLDEPNPNSPANSQAAQLYQENKREYEKRVSAIVEQSWRDC